A window of Cheilinus undulatus linkage group 1, ASM1832078v1, whole genome shotgun sequence contains these coding sequences:
- the irf8 gene encoding interferon regulatory factor 8: protein MPSVRRTALPEWAGPTTLQRIIGQKEAALSNQIADASFTTPSFIKLIGMCRGELISLYLIGQRSIDHLLNVITNCKQYLVNKMSNSGGRRLKQWLIEQIESAQYSGLQWEDESRTLFRIPWKHAGKQDYNQEVDASIFKAWAMFKGKFKEGDKAEPATWKTRLRCALNKSPDFEEVTDRSQLDISEPYKVYRIVPEEEQKHGKSSMMALAASSSGDITDMDCSPAAIEELIKEEEGCSIQSSPEYWSQGSINAFPIHQDPLPSGAVGSAFSQMMISFFYGGKLMNTQVVTHPEGCRISPQQHLSRGALYSSDSMQSVCFPPAELIEYERQRQVTRKLLGHLERGILVRANQEGIFIKRLCQSRVFWSGLGEVGSQYSPMPSKLERDAVVKIFDTGRFLQALQLYQEGQFPAPDPTVTLCFGEELHDLNNAKSKLIIVQITVVHCQHLLETMNMRRPPVFSNNPNLDMSDSAASDQMARIYQDLCSYSAPQRPACYRDNMPITA from the exons ATGCCCTCAGTTAGAAGAACAGCGCTTCCGGAATGGGCCGGCCCGACGACGCTCCAGCGAATCATTGGTCAGAAGGAGGCAGCGCTGTCCAATCAAATAGCAGATGCTTCATTCACAACACCGAGCTTTATAAAGTTGATAGGCATGTGTAGGGGCGAGTTGATCTCACTTTACTTAATCGGGCAGAGGTCTATCGATCATCTTCTGAACGTTATCACAAACT GTAAACAATACTTGGTCAACAAGATGTCAAACTCTGGAGGGCGCAGACTGAAGCAGTGGCTGATAGAGCAGATCGAGAGCGCGCAGTACTCCGGGCTGCAGTGGGAGGATGAAAGCCGCACTTTGTTCCGAATTCCGTGGAAACACGCAGGAAAACAGGATTACAATCAAGAAGTAGACGCATCCATTTTCAAG GCCTGGGCTATGTTTAAAGGCAAGTTTAAAGAGGGGGATAAGGCTGAGCCTGCAACATGGAAGACCCGGCTCCGCTGTGCCCTGAATAAGAGCCCTGACTTTGAGGAGGTGACTGACAGGTCACAGCTGGACATCTCCGAGCCCTACAAAGTCTATCGCATCGTACCTGAGGAAGAGCAAAAGC ATGGCAAAAGCTCAATGATGGCCTTGGCAGCCTCCAGCTCTGGTGATATCACTGACATGGACTGCAGCCCTGCAGCAATAGAGGAGCTCATCAAAGAG GAGGAAGGCTGTAGTATCCAGTCCAGTCCAGAGTACTGGTCCCAGGGCAGCATCAATG CTTTCCCAATACACCAGGACCCTCTGCCATCAGGTGCTGTCGGCTCAG CTTTCTCCCAAATGATGATCAGTTTCTTCTACGGAGGGAAACTGATGAACACACAGGTGGTAACTCATCCTGAAGGCTGCAGGATCTCCCCACAGCAGCACCTGAGTCGGGGCGCCCTTTACAGTTCAGACAGCATGCAAAGTGTCTGTTTCCCCCCTGCTGAGCTCATCGAGTATGAGCGCCAGCGCCAAGTCACACGTAAGCTCCTGGGCCACCTGGAAAGAGGCATCCTGGTCCgagccaaccaggagggcatcTTCATCAAGAGGCTGTGCCAGAGCAGGGTCTTCTGGAGTGGGCTTGGAGAAGTGGGCTCACAGTACAGCCCCATGCCTAGTAAGCTGGAGAGGGATGCTGTGGTCAAGATTTTTGACACAGGGAGGTTTCTGCAAG CTCTACAACTATACCAGGAGGGTCAGTTTCCTGCTCCAGATCCAACAGTGACTCTGTGTTTTGGAGAGGAGCTCCATGATCTCAACAATGCAAAAAGCAAACTGATCATCGTGCAG ATCACTGTAGTGCACTGCCAGCATCTGCTAGAAACAATGAACATGAGGCGTCCTCCGGTCTTCTCCAACAACCCCAACCTGGACATGTCTGATAGTGCGGCCTCTGACCAGATGGCCCGGATCTACCAGGACTTGTGCAGCTACAGCGCCCCCCAGAGGCCAGCCTGCTACCGGGACAACATGCCCATCACTGCCTGA